In Nisaea acidiphila, the DNA window TTTTCTTTGGTTGCGGACCGGGTTATGGCACTCTCCGCAAACGGCAGCCGTTAACAGCATCCGGAACGGACATAATGGGATTCAGTTGGACCACTTCGGACTTTCCGAAGCTCGCCGACCCGCACTTCATCGACGCCGTCGGCCATCTCGTGCATGCGCGCCAGGCAGAGGGCTATCAGTTCTCGATGGCGTTGATGGGATATCAGGCCCTCTTTTACGAGCCGGCTTTCGAAGAGCTGGTGAAGAAGGAAACCGGCATCGAGCGACTGCAGACAGTCCTGCATGAGATCCGTCGGGGCTCCTTCCTGAAGGAAGGCGCCGACGGATGGGAGTTGAGCTTCCGGGCAGACATTCTGGTCAGGAACGAATTCGACACCGCGACGCGGAAACCTGTCGGCGAAGTCGATTACGCGTCAGATCTCGAATATCGCGATCAGGTGCTCTACGCGACGGACGAAGCCGGTCTCGAGCGCTTCCGCACCTGGTGCAAGGAACTGGGGCTGGAGGCGTGAACCGGCAGCCCCTCCCCCGCTAATTGCCGAACAGTTTGTCGAAGGGAACCGAGTACATCAGCATCACCGACTCGGTTCCCGGATTCTGTTCGTCAATCCCGGCGTTGGAGATGTGATGGAAGGTCAGCCCGAGGCGCGAGTAGTCGTCAAAGCGGTAGGCAAATTCGACACCGGAGCGGAACTCGATGGCACTGCCCAGGTCCTTGCCGTCCCCATTACCGTATATGCCGGCAGCAAAGTTCGGGGTGAGCACCCAGCGCTTGCCGAAAAAAATGTCGACGCCGATCCCACCATACCCGTAGGTCGCGCCTTCGGCGGTCGCCATGAACCCCACAAACGGCGTGAACAGCCAGAGCTTGTTCTGCTCCGAGAAACGATACTCGACCCGCGCTTCGGCCGTCGTCTCGTTGTCGATCACGTCGTAGACGCCGGCCCCCAGCGACAAAAACGCCGGTTCCTCGGCACGAACGGAGACATTCGACGAGACGAGGAAAGCCAACGCCGCCGTCGCCACACTCAAGAACCTTTTCACCGGGATCCCCCCTTGTAAAACCGCGCGCATGATAACCACCGCGTTGATGGCTTCAAGGCCGTATCGTCTGCCGGATGCTTTCCATCGCCTCAATCAGGCTGCGCGCGATTCCGGGCTCCATTGCCGAATGCCCGGCATCCGGGACAATCTCGAATTTGGCCTCGGGCCAGGCGGCCGCGAGTTGCGCCGCCGTGGAGATCGGGCAGATCACATCGTAGCGCCCCTGGACGATGACGGCTGGCAGATGCCTGATCCGGTCCAGTTGAGCGAGAAGCTGCCCGGGTTCGAGGAACATGCGGTTCGCAAAATAGTGGGCCTCGAGCCGGGCCAGAGAAAGGGCGCGCTGAGGTTCTTCCCCGCCTATCGCCGGAAGCGGCAGGAGAGACGAGCAGGCCGCCTCGTATCCTGCCCAGCAATCGGCCGCCGGCTGATGGA includes these proteins:
- a CDS encoding acyloxyacyl hydrolase, with protein sequence MRAVLQGGIPVKRFLSVATAALAFLVSSNVSVRAEEPAFLSLGAGVYDVIDNETTAEARVEYRFSEQNKLWLFTPFVGFMATAEGATYGYGGIGVDIFFGKRWVLTPNFAAGIYGNGDGKDLGSAIEFRSGVEFAYRFDDYSRLGLTFHHISNAGIDEQNPGTESVMLMYSVPFDKLFGN